The Cohnella abietis genome has a segment encoding these proteins:
- the bioD gene encoding dethiobiotin synthase produces the protein MNKVSMETIRGLFVTGTDTDVGKTVVTAAITAMLRAEGLNAGVWKPVQSGALLGSGLTDAEWLLKSTGIIERPEAVAPFTFEAPLTPMLAAKQVGVNLTLKEIIAAGLPLTKRYEALLIEGAGGVAVPLTDDTLMVDLISELRIPALIVARSSLGTINHTLLTASFLRDREVPIVGVILNDGESMEPHDDPSVATNAQLIEQYSSLKVLGRFPRLQAEATPEMLIHTVRKTIKFEPIREALAVQTIGG, from the coding sequence TGACGTCGGGAAAACTGTTGTAACGGCAGCCATTACTGCTATGCTCCGAGCTGAAGGGCTGAATGCCGGTGTTTGGAAGCCGGTTCAGTCCGGTGCTCTTCTTGGTAGCGGACTTACCGATGCTGAATGGCTGCTGAAAAGCACGGGAATCATCGAACGGCCGGAGGCAGTCGCACCATTTACATTTGAAGCTCCACTTACGCCAATGCTCGCCGCCAAGCAAGTTGGGGTAAATCTTACGCTAAAGGAAATTATCGCCGCAGGTTTACCACTCACTAAACGTTACGAGGCATTACTCATCGAAGGCGCGGGCGGCGTCGCTGTCCCACTGACCGATGACACCCTCATGGTGGACTTAATCTCAGAGCTTCGGATACCTGCATTAATTGTAGCGCGTTCTAGCTTAGGAACAATTAATCACACACTCCTGACTGCTTCCTTCCTTCGGGATCGTGAAGTCCCGATTGTTGGCGTCATATTGAATGATGGTGAGTCAATGGAACCCCATGATGATCCAAGCGTTGCTACGAATGCACAACTCATTGAACAATACAGCAGCCTTAAGGTTCTCGGTCGGTTTCCCCGTTTACAAGCCGAAGCTACGCCTGAGATGTTGATACATACCGTACGAAAAACCATAAAATTCGAGCCTATCAGAGAGGCATTAGCAGTTCAAACTATAGGAGGATGA